AGAGATAGAGAAGTTTCGCGCTGAGCAGGAACGCACCGGCATCACGCCGGTTATCGCCCATGCCTCCTATTTGATTAATCTCGGGTCGCCTGATAAAACCATGCTTGAAAAATCCCGTCAGGCATTTCTAATAGAGATGGAACGCTGCGCGAAACTAAGAATACCAAGCCTTGTTGTTCATCCGGGAAGCCACATGAAAGCCGGTGAGGAAACCGGTATTAATAATATCGCCGAATCAATTAGCTGGCTATTAGAGCATTCTAATGGTTTCAATGTTAATATTGCGCTTGAAACAACTGCCGGACAGGGGACTAATCTAGGCTATAGGTTCGAACAGCTTGCCGCTATGATTGATAAAGCTAATAATCCGGATGGATTAGTTGTTTGTTTAGATACCTGCCATGTTTTTGCCGCTGGCTATAATATTGCGTCAAAGGGTGGTTATGAGCAAACCTGGGATGATTTCGACCGTATAATAGGATTAAATAAATTGGCTGTCATCCATCTTAATGATTCAAAAACGGAACTTGGCAGCAGGGTAGACCGTCATGAGCACATAGGACAGGGAAAACTTGGCCAAAAAGCGTTTGGGTTTATAATGAAAGATAAACGGCTGGTAAAAATACCAAAAATTCTGGAAACTCCGAAAGGCGATAACGGTTTAATGGATGAGATTAATCTCGGAATATTGCGAAAGTTAGCTTGAATCTCGATAATAAAATGACAAAATCAACAATAATAAATATGCGAAAACAAGATTGCTGCCTCGCTGTAATGATGATTTTGCTTATTATGGGGTTAATAACTCCCGCTTATG
The Candidatus Zixiibacteriota bacterium DNA segment above includes these coding regions:
- a CDS encoding deoxyribonuclease IV, producing the protein MSIAGGAFNAFKQGETFGCDTIQIFVKSANQWKAKPLSDEEIEKFRAEQERTGITPVIAHASYLINLGSPDKTMLEKSRQAFLIEMERCAKLRIPSLVVHPGSHMKAGEETGINNIAESISWLLEHSNGFNVNIALETTAGQGTNLGYRFEQLAAMIDKANNPDGLVVCLDTCHVFAAGYNIASKGGYEQTWDDFDRIIGLNKLAVIHLNDSKTELGSRVDRHEHIGQGKLGQKAFGFIMKDKRLVKIPKILETPKGDNGLMDEINLGILRKLA